From one Lolium rigidum isolate FL_2022 chromosome 4, APGP_CSIRO_Lrig_0.1, whole genome shotgun sequence genomic stretch:
- the LOC124648658 gene encoding WAT1-related protein At1g09380-like, whose amino-acid sequence MSLDVAGAEKKKVLLAEGLLLPASMVLVQAFTMGALLLSKLAFNVGMAPFVLLAYRNLIGSMTVAPFAFYFEREMMKKVNMKIFGWISLTALFGIVLAMGLHYYGLRATNAGYSVDFLNLIPVVTFVTAVILRVEKLRIGTCPGKMKVLGTAICVGGTMVISMYKGKLLHLWPTHLLKPHLQAMGAVSPVQNHHSMLLGTLFLAGSTLSYAFWFIIQVRVSKEFPSKYFSTMLACVSGTVQAAVFGLVLDRDLSAWALKWDLQLLVVVYSGVFNTGVSFCLISWAIARRGPTYPSMFNSLSLVVTTVLDSVLLGTDVSVGSLLGAMLIILGLYAFLWGKGKEAQEQRKQIRAATSGDQNGCPTAVAGNGVDSLQVGKHEVRIRVEVS is encoded by the exons ATGTCCTTGGATGTCGCCGGTGCCGAGAAGAAGAAGGTGTTACTGGCGGAGGGGCTGCTGCTCCCGGCTAGCATGGTGCTGGTGCAGGCCTTCACCATGGGCGCCCTCCTCCTGTCCAAGCTAGCCTTCAACGTCGGCATGGCGCCTTTCGTCCTCCTCGCCTACCGCAACCTCATTGGCTCCATGACCGTCGCCCCCTTCGCCTTCTACTTCGAGAG GGAGATGATGAAAAAGGTGAACATGAAGATATTTGGCTGGATCTCCTTAACCGCTTTGTTCGG AATCGTGCTAGCAATGGGACTGCACTACTACGGTCTGCGCGCCACCAACGCGGGATACTCTGTCGATTTCCTTAATCTGATCCCTGTTGTCACCTTTGTCACTGCTGTAATACTCCG AGTGGAGAAGCTGAGGATAGGGACATGCCCGGGCAAGATGAAGGTCCTCGGCACAGCGATTTGCGTGGGAGGGACGATGGTGATCAGCATGTACAAAGGCAAGCTGCTGCACCTATGGCCTACCCACCTACTGAAACCGCACCTGCAGGCGATGGGCGCAGTCTCTCCCGTCCAAAACCACCACAGCATGCTCCTTGGCACGCTGTTCCTTGCCGGCAGCACACTCAGCTACGCCTTCTGGTTCATCATACAG GTACGAGTGTCCAAGGAGTTTCCGTCCAAGTACTTTTCGACAATGCTAGCTTGCGTGTCAGGGACCGTGCAGGCGGCGGTGTTCGGACTTGTGCTAGACAGGGATCTATCGGCATGGGCGCTCAAGTGGGACCTGCAGCTACTCGTCGTCGTCTACTCG GGCGTCTTCAACACGGGGGTCAGCTTCTGCTTGATCTCGTGGGCTATCGCTCGTCGTGGGCCCACCTACCCTTCCATGTTCAACTCGTTGTCACTGGTAGTCACCACGGTTCTTGATTCAGTGTTGCTTGGCACGGATGTCTCAGTGGGGAG CCTGCTTGGAGCCATGCTGATCATCCTAGGGTTGTACGCGTTCCTCTGGGGGAAAGGAAAGGAGGCACAAGAGCAGCGCAAACAAATCAGGGCCGCGACGAGCGGAGATCAGAACGGGTGCCCTACGGCAGTGGCGGGTAATGGCGTTGATAGCCTGCAGGTTGGGAAGCACGAGGTGCGAATTCGCGTGGAAGTCAGCTAG